TCTGGGCTGGGCTTCGCTTTCGAAACCGCCGCGTCCAATCACAGCATACGGACTAACATTAGCATCGAGCAGGACCACACAGGACAAGCAGGGAAGCGCACCTGCATCGGCCCGAGAGGGAAAAGGTCACGAAAGGTCAACGTGGGCTCCAACACTGACACAGACGCCATGTCCTGCTTATTCCACCCACAAACACGTTTAGAGAAGTACACACTTATATACACATAGACTCTCCATCAACCTACAAACTGAGGAATTAGAACTTGGATAAATGGGATATGAGGTTCTACTAACGTGGACCTCTGTTCAACAACCACACAAGTCCACGTTTGAATTGTCCAGTAGCTTTTCTGGACCGTGGAGGGATGAATTAAACGCCATAGTTACTTCGTTAGGCCGATGTCCGCGTTCAGACGAAACCCGACTAACGTAGAGTCACAGCGCCGAAAACCaacgcagaagaagaagaaacgagGCGCGCGCGCCGGTCGGCAGGAAACGCGGCCGCTCGCTGTCAGCGCGCTGGAGGCATGTCCCGACATTCCTCCCGGTCCAACTCTGccccggcgccgctgctgccgaATGTGAGCGTCCGGGGCACCGACGCCGTGACTGCTCACGCGGCTCTAAAGTTGGAAGCAGTTTCTGAATCTCACCTGTCATGTGGCATTTATACAGAAGTAGCGGCAAAGTTTCTTCTCCCACTCTTCCGGCGTATCTCCATACGGACTCGGTCCCCACTTGCTCCGCCAAGGTAGGATACGAGGCGCtgggctcctccccctcctcccccccgcctCCCAGCGTGAGGTCATCTGCAGGGGAGACTCGTGAACccaggggaggagggaggctgcagaccccccccccctccgcttcctccttcccctctccgCTCTGTGCGTGCCTCGTGCACGCGGCAGGATGCTGCACGTGCATCAAAACAATATGCGCGGGGCCGATGGTGGTGGGTTCCAGATTCGATGACGTCATCCGTCGAAAAGTACCATAACTCACTCAGGTTCATTCGGCCACATGACAAACGGCAACTTTAAGTCTTATTTTTTGCGTGCTTTCTATAAATCGAGCGTTTACAGGAAAAGTAtcagttttttattattatctctaCTTTCCATTCAGAGCCTTCATTCTAGCAACAACCGACATGATGTAGACGCCATCAAAAACAAAATAGAGTGAAAAACTGCTAAAATATTATCATGATCAACATGTATCATCAACATGGAGCTGATTATACGTTAGCATTTTGTATTTATGTCTAATTGGCCcatcataattaattaattctctATGTAATGGTTGATACACAGTATATTTGTCTTAATTATGCCCAGAATACTACTCACGTTCTACTACAGTTCTCCTGTGTATTGATTGTGGGTCTGGAGCTGTTTGCTACTTCGCAGATCAAGATTTTAAATGCAAAGCACAAAGGCTACCCATAAAATATGATATATCGCCACATTAAACCCACCAaggatataaaaaaaataacacagcACCACCTGGACGGGCTGCATTAAAAAGCTGCTCTGCATGAATGTGTTCACTGTATGAAAGGGGACGTTCGGTTTAAGGACACATTTCACCTTGATGTGTTTTGCTGCCAATGCTTGGTTGTTGCTATCCCCTTGTGGGCATTAAAAGATAGGTGTTTTTTATGCTGGAATATTGTAATCAAATATTGCTCATTACAAGGGTTTTTGGCCTCACCCTGATTTGATAAGTGGAGCTCAGTTCTCGTTAGTATATGGCGACCTCATGAGGTTAGAATAGGTATTGCAGCTTCATGTTCCAGTGCAAAATGTGTCTAATGgaaattgttattgttgtgaTTTTTAGCCTGGATTTATATAAGTTTATTGTGCACTATagatttcatatttaatttcagTGACTTTAAATGAAAGTGCATTTGTACATTTTGGGGCTGCAGACCACAGCGGCAGTCGTCCCACTCCGCAGCGTACAGTGCTTTTTCAGCAGTGTGGTGGGCGTTGCGGGGTCAGCGGGGCTCTTCAGACGGTTGGGGAATGGGCAGTCACTGGCAGTGAAATGCACCAAGTCTGAAAGTCAGAGGACCACCAACTGTTCCGCTCCTCAAACAGAGCCAGAGGGGTCCTCGAACCTCACACACAGATGGTATCAAAGGCATGTGTGAACAGCATGAGCATCACAGAGAATTTAAGGTCGGCACATTGTGTTCACAAGGCTATCGTTACATACTTTGTTAGAGAACAAACGAGCAGCAGATATTGTTTGTGGACTTTCGAACGCAAACAAAAGACCCATGTATGAACACATGAACGTGACACACAAGGAGTGGAGCAAATACGCGTATGTTTTTACTAAACTTCTTGGGATTTGGGGACAAACCAGAATATAAAAATCAGTAAATTCACTTTGCTAACAAATCCTATATGTCTAAATGTACAGCTATAGGACTGGAAAACGGTAggacttatttattttaaatagctTATGAAGACGGATTGTAGAGTTTGGTAATTTATGGTGTTGTGAAATTCATTTTCCTCTAGCTGCGCACAAATGCTGCCATGGGGAGGACATGAAATTTTGTAGACAATTATTTCTAAAAGATAATCTTCAATTTCACTTTAAGGATTTCGATGACAGCAAACAACCAATAAGTCAAGCAGAGTCATTGTGCCATTGTAATACCCATTTAATGTAATGCAAGACAAGCACAATAGTAGAAAAAGGCTGAAACCGTTAACAAGGACATGCTTAAGTTGCGCGCAACGTACACGTTGCTCCTCTGACATTTTGAGTTGCAAGTTTATAAATGGCCAcctgctgccacctagtggtcaaTGCCGCAACAGCAGGAAAAGGTAGCAACTCTAAAAGCAGCTCTGCAATACAGTGAAGCCATGCAAACACTATTATTAAGTTTAATAAGTGCCAGATGTTGCAGTGGTGCATAGTTATTGACCTCAAAACTGTCACCTTTTCATTTTCAACCTACTTGTACCCAAATGCATCAACTATACATTTCCTCTAGCAGTTCTACAGCAGGCTCATTAAATGCTGGTTTACTTGATCACAAGCAGTGTAAAAAGCGCACTGTCCCCTCGTGTCCAACGCCTCACGCTTGCCTTTAACAGTTGActacacacccccccccccccgggccgGTCTTCCACACAGGCTCAATACTTCCTCGGCTGCTGGATGAGAAAGGCCCGGGGCGAGTGGGGCTTCTCCACGCCGGGGTGCAGCCTGCTGTGCCTCACACTCACGGGAGTCTCTGGAAAGTCATGGCCCAGCTGTGAAGAAATCAGAAATCTGAGTTTGGTTGCGCTTCTGTTGCAGCTGGTCCAGCTGGTTTCAGATGGGCTCCGTTTGCTTCACCTTGTCGAGGGTTCCTGCCAGCAGGAGGCTTACTTGTTGCATCCTGTTTGAGGTGAGGGACCGGCTGCAAGATCACGTGGGTCACATGAGTTTCATTTCACTTTAAAAGGGCAGGTGTCAGACTCTTTACGCTCATTTGCATTAACATTTTTCACGCATGCACATATACCTCAGCTTATCTGACCTCCTGGTCTCCTTCTCCGGAGTCCCGCCTTCTTCCAGGCTTTTCTTGACCACTCGTTTGCCTCCAGCCTTCACTATTGAGACAAAGGGACATACAGTTTCCTGAAACTAATCAGCTGGACAAAAGTCAAACTATTGTAGCTCCCCTCCCCCTTATCCGGAATAATGTAAAAAAGCTTATGATAGCAGATTATAAGCACCAATCTTTAAAACATAAATAGGTAAGAGTACAGAAAAAAGTATATACTAGAAGTTTTTTCTTTCCATGAActactttgtttaaaaaaaaaaagaaagaaaaaaaacacattaatcgGCTCATGCATTTGACTAAAAGTGGACTTGTATGCAAACATTGTTATCGCACTGATTTTGTTAAAATCAACGCGTTGAGCTCCATCATTAATAAACATAGAtgcaaaaggcaaaaaaaacaacaacagcagcagcacgtcaaCACGTAGCCTGCACTACACTGAACAGCGTTCCCATccgcggacggacggacggacgcgaCGCTGCACCGACGCAATTAACGCGAAAACAACCGGCCAAACGCACGCGCTACAAAGTAGCGATCAAAGCAGGACACAAACTTTCAAACCCGCGttgaaaagctgcaggagctgcttcgTCGCGTATCTGGGtcagacaggaaaaaaagacCCCACGGCCACGCAAGCAGCTCGATCAGAGGCAAGCCCGCGTACCTGCTGGAGGGTGGCCCGCTTTCAGCACGGGCGTCTCCTTCGCTCCGGGTTTGGACAGTTGCTGGACCATTTTCTCTTCCTCCACTCGCACGaacttcttcttgtttttccgCTCAAACGCAAAGTCGAGGCCGCGCCGCCCTCGCCGTTGTTTTTATGCTCAAACGCCGATGACGCGCTGCGGGGCTACAGGAAGTGAACGCCTCACACACGCCCCCATCCGACGCGCCACGCTCCGGATGCTGAGACGAACGCGGCACCAGCGAGCGTCCCGTGACCAGGACGCTCCGAGTGGCGGATGCTCCCGCGCCATCTTCATCAAATCCACGCATCGCAACGCACACGGTTGCGTTCATTAATGCAGGTCTTGCGCCAATAAAGTCACACAAATGCACGGGTGTTGTTAGGCGACATGACGTCACGCCGCTTGGGCTGTTGAGGCGATTGTCAGGGCAAGTAAAAGCACCTGTGGGACTTTACCCACGCGTGTCAATCAAAAGGAACATCTGGCTGCAGAACCTGCTCCTGCACAAACAGGGACTCCTACTGGGCGTGAAGCGGCTCGGCGCAGGTGTAGTCGCCCGCAGGTGTTTAACCGACCAGCGTTGCTGGATCCATCAGAACACGAGT
This genomic interval from Betta splendens chromosome 21, fBetSpl5.4, whole genome shotgun sequence contains the following:
- the dap1b gene encoding death associated protein 1b — its product is MVQQLSKPGAKETPVLKAGHPPAVKAGGKRVVKKSLEEGGTPEKETRRSDKLSRSLTSNRMQQVSLLLAGTLDKLGHDFPETPVSVRHSRLHPGVEKPHSPRAFLIQQPRKY